CGACTGAGTGTTTCCCAGCCTTTAACGGATAAGTTGCGATAGATCCAGATGAAGGATATAATCCCCAAAGCCAGAAAGAGACCGCCCAGGGTCCATCGTCCGAAAATGAGATGGCCGACGCCGAACAGCGCCAGGTAAATCAACGCGCAGCCGAGAATCCAGTTGAGCAGATTGAAAAGACCATCCTTTTGCGGAGTGATGTCCCGGGCCTTTTCCGCCACCGGCCTCCATAGCCGGCTGGACGGCTGGACCCGGCGATAAAAAGCCAATAAGACCGCCGCTGGTTCCGGACGAGTGAGCCAGGTTGTGATCAGCCAGATGGCCGTAGTGATCCCGGTGGTGATCAGCACGCCGTAGGCGAACGGTTCGGCCTCTTCGCTGTTAAGCTTGAAGACGAACTGCAGCGCCAGAGAGGTGACGAACGCACCGAGCATGGCCGATACCTCGCTCCAGGCGTTGATGCGCCACCAGAACCAACGCAGGATATAGACCAGTCCGGTGCCGGCGCCGAGCATGATGAGGAACTTCCAGGCATTGGCGATCGAGTCCATATAAAAAGAAACGATAGCGGACAACAGCATTAGCATGACCGTGGTGATTTGGGAGACGACGACATAATGCTTCTCCGTCTGTTTTTTTATCAGAAAACGGCGATAGACGTCATTGACCAGGTAGGAGGCGCCCCAATTCAGCTGCGTGCCGATGGTGGACATATAGGCGGCTGCAAAGGCAGCGACCATCAAGCCGCGCAAAGAGACCGGGAGATCCAGAAGCATGATGCGGATATAGCCGGATTCCGGATCCTGCATAAAGGCCGGGTCGTTGTGAAAGCGCACCATGGCCACCAGAGCCACGAGAATCCACGGCCACGGCCGGATGGCAAAATGGGCGATGTTATACCAAAAGGTGGCGAGGAGGGAGTGCTTTTCGTCTTTCGCTGAAAAGATGCGCTGGGCCACATAACCGCCGCCGCCAGGCTCTGCGCCGGGATACCAGGTGGCCCACCAGTTTACGGCCAGGTACACCAGAAAGGTGATCATCGGCATCCAGGTGGAGTTGAGATCCGGAGTAAAGGACATCACCGACCCTGTGGTTCCGCCGGCTGCATTTCGCGCCATATCGATCTGCGTTAATCCGGCCTTGAGGCCGCTCATTCCGCCCACCGCCTGCACGGCGAAAACCGCCAGAGCGATGACCATGCCCATTTTGAGGACAAATTGGAACAGATCCATCACCAGTACGCCCCATAGTCCCGATAGGGTGGAGATGGAAGCGGTCAGCACCATGATGGCAAGGCAGATCACAATCGCATGAATTTTGTTGACGTTCAGAATCAGGGTGAGAATTTTGATCATGGCCAGGTTCACCCAGCCTAGGATAATGAGATTGACAGGCAGGCCGAGGTAGAGCGCGCGGAATCCGCGTAAAAAGGCCGCTGGTTTTCCGGCATAGCGGATCTCGGCGAATTCCACATCGGTCATCACACCGGCGCGGCGCCAGAGCTTGGCATAAAAGAAAACCGTCAGCATGCCGCTGAACACCATGCACCACCAGATCCAGTTGCCGGCAATTCCGTTCCGGGCGACCAGCCCGGTTACCGCCAGCGGCGTGTCCGCGGCAAAGGTGGTGGCCACCATGGAGGTGCCGGCCAGCCACCAGGAAACCCGGCGGCCGGAGATGAAATAATCGTTGACGCTTCCGGTCGCTTTTTTCCGGTAAAAGAGGCCAATGGCCAGGTTAAAAAGGAAATACACGGCGATAATCACCCAATCGATCGCGACCAGCTGCATGGCTCATTTTTCCTTTGCGCAGAACCTGTACCAAACCTGCACTTGATTTAATCGTAAAATGTATTAACTTCTTATTGAAAAACCAAAATAATTTCATGATGTGAGGGGGAAGGATTGCAGAAAATGAGTTTGAACCCCCTTTGCGTTTTTCTATGGATCGCTGTTCTGCCGCTTCGGCTGCAGGACGCCGTATCCGCGACCGAGAACCCCTACACACGAGGAGCTGAAAGAATGGCCCAGCAGAGAAAGATCATCTTTACCTGTCCCACTAATACTTTGGAAGAGTTTCGTTCCTTCGCACAGCAAGCCGCCCGTCTGGGCGCCACCCATGTATCCATCAGCGATCTGCCCAAGAGCATGTGGCAATGGGATTTGGACCGGAATGATCCTTATCCGAACTGGGGCATGCTGCTGTCTACGATTTTTAAGGTAGTGGTCCCGCCTGAACTGAAAGAGTTTCTGCCGGCCGAATATGCGCGTAAAAACCTGCAAATCGTGACCCAACGCTGCGCCATCCTCAAAGAGCTCGGCTTGAAAGCCGCCTATACCGGCAAAGAGCCGGCCTGGTTGCCGGAGACGGTTTTTCAGGTGCATCCCGAGTGGCGTGGGCCACGGTGTGAACATCCGCGCAGGGCGCGTCACACCTACTATGCCCCCTGCATCGATCATCCGCAGGTGCTGGAGATGTATCGAAAAGCGGTGGCGGAACTCTGCCGCCATGCGCCCATCGAATGGTTCAATTTGCTGACCAATGATTCCGGCGGCGGAATCTGCTGGAGCGTCAGTCTTTATCCCGGACAGAACGGACCGGCTTGGTGCGAGCAGCGCTCCTATGCAGATCGCGTGGTCGGTTTTATGTCGACGATTCAAGCGGGCGCTGAGGATGCCGGTTTGACCGCTGAGGTGTCCATGTACTATGGCTCTGGATATATCTCTCAGGCGGAGATCGCTTCGGTGATCCCGGCTTTGCAGGAAGGTCAATCGCTCAACAATAAAACGCGCAACAGCGTGGTGCCGAGCCGGTTGATCGGCTATCCCTACTATGATAATGGAGTGGGTCCCATCCCGGGCATTCCGCAGGTTTTCCGCATCGCCGAACAGCTGCAGGAAGCGGGCAAGGATCCGTCGGCGAACCTGACGATCACTTTCGACTACTTGGATTATCCGGAATTTATCGGCCTGCTGGAGCAGTTCCGCAAGAATCCGAAAACCGATGTCGCCGGTAGAATGGAGAACATCCATCAGGTCGCGCTGGCTCAGGGCGGCGCTGAGTATGCAGATGTGCTCATGAGCGTGTGGGAAAAAATATTCCGCGCTGTGCATAATGTCCGTGCCATGAGCGGGGATCCGCTGATGCTCGTGGCTACGGTGAACCAGCGCTGGATCACCCGACCGTTGGTGCCGTTCCCCATGGAGTTGACGGCAGAAGAAAAAGACTATTACCGTAAATTTCAATTCCAGGCCAATTCGGAAGAGGAAGCGGCGGACCTGATGAACATTCAGGGATTCGAGATCATCAACGGTTTTTCCGGCTCTATGATCGCGGGCAATTTTTTCTCCCAGGCCGCCGGTCATCTGCAGGCCGCCATCGATGAACTCGAGTCGCTGCGCCAAAAGGGCCTGCCCACAGAGCTGGCTCTGCTGCAGACACGGCTCAAAGTGCTGGCCTGTTTTTACCGCAATGCGCTTTACACCATCCAGTACCAGGATATCCTTGATCGCGCAGATTACACCACTCCTCCCAAAGAGGACAACTATTACCCCATGGACGGCGATCAGCTCCTGATGGAGATCCAGAACATCACTCGTCACGATGTGGACAATACCCTGGAGCTCATCCGGTTGCTCGAGTCGACCAAAGAGACGCTGGTGTGGACCGCAGCGACACCGGCGGAGGAGGATATCTTTTTGCTCGGGCCGAATCTGGTCGAGCAGCTGTACAAGAAAAATGAGATCACCCTGAAACATCAATTGGAACTGTATCGTCTTTTCAAGCGGCGTCAGCGATAACCCGCCGGCTTGACAGGCAGCCTGATTCCGTTTCGAACAGTCCGTCCCGCCGGTCTTCCTGGGAGCCGCGCGGACGGCTGTTGCTGTTTTCTCTTTTTTGCGTGGTCTTTGTGTGCACGCCTTCAGGATGGATCGCCGACCGGCTATGAGTCGTGCGTTGCTGTTTGGGTTCAGCGAGGGGA
The sequence above is a segment of the bacterium genome. Coding sequences within it:
- a CDS encoding Na+:solute symporter, whose amino-acid sequence is MQLVAIDWVIIAVYFLFNLAIGLFYRKKATGSVNDYFISGRRVSWWLAGTSMVATTFAADTPLAVTGLVARNGIAGNWIWWCMVFSGMLTVFFYAKLWRRAGVMTDVEFAEIRYAGKPAAFLRGFRALYLGLPVNLIILGWVNLAMIKILTLILNVNKIHAIVICLAIMVLTASISTLSGLWGVLVMDLFQFVLKMGMVIALAVFAVQAVGGMSGLKAGLTQIDMARNAAGGTTGSVMSFTPDLNSTWMPMITFLVYLAVNWWATWYPGAEPGGGGYVAQRIFSAKDEKHSLLATFWYNIAHFAIRPWPWILVALVAMVRFHNDPAFMQDPESGYIRIMLLDLPVSLRGLMVAAFAAAYMSTIGTQLNWGASYLVNDVYRRFLIKKQTEKHYVVVSQITTVMLMLLSAIVSFYMDSIANAWKFLIMLGAGTGLVYILRWFWWRINAWSEVSAMLGAFVTSLALQFVFKLNSEEAEPFAYGVLITTGITTAIWLITTWLTRPEPAAVLLAFYRRVQPSSRLWRPVAEKARDITPQKDGLFNLLNWILGCALIYLALFGVGHLIFGRWTLGGLFLALGIISFIWIYRNLSVKGWETLSR